From Triticum urartu cultivar G1812 chromosome 2, Tu2.1, whole genome shotgun sequence, a single genomic window includes:
- the LOC125539483 gene encoding uncharacterized protein LOC125539483: MSYPSEYTLFRTEGKFWHGPDGVKVSPDCPFVIRRMAELKDKPFQQVRHQIMKVFQLNEATHELTLQHLVYPRTDPGTPPCNVLIDIIGEDSWRTFLNVAARNVRSFRLFARWNVKETSSAPNSTDSNNTTVPDEADESDDGSWPNCKHDRPCTIETSWRTEDPGRRLFRCPLFMHSGEDCKFSKWLDKKFPKKAIKVINRLQDDVESLQQQVENMKCELEELCHRQHKRATKEAVASDGDRCLSGSSPCDLACRSRGEQTRPSKAPRLATDN, from the exons ATGTCATACCCATCTGAATATACGCTATTTCGCACGGAAGGAAAATTTTGGCATGGGCCTGATGGGGTAAAAGTGAGTCCTGATTGCCCATTTGTGATCAGACGGATGGCAGAGCTCAAGGATAAACCGTTCCAACAAGTGCGACACCAGATAATGAAGGTTTTTCAATTGAATGAAGCAACACACGAGCTCACTTTGCAGCACCTTGTGTATCCAAGGACAGATCCTGGCACTCCTCCATGCAATGTACTGATTGATATAATAGGGGAGGATTCCTGGAGGACATTTCTAAATGTTGCAGCCCGTAATGTTCGCTCTTTCAGATTGTTCGCCAGATGGAATGTCAAGGAAACAAGCTCTGCTCCCAATTCAACAGACAGCAATAACACAACAGTTCCAGACGAAGCTGATGAATCCGATGATGGGAGCTGGCCAAATTGCAAGCACGATAGACCATGCACCATCGAAACCTCATGGCGCACCGAAGACCCAGGTCGAAGGCTCTTCCGCTGCCCTCTCTTCATG CATTCCGGAGAAGACTGCAAGTTCAGCAAATGGTTGGACAAGAAGTTCCCTAAGAAGGCAATCAAAGTCATCAACAGACTCCAGGACGACGTTGAATCCCTCCAGCAGCAAGTCGAGAACATGAAGTGTGAGCTTGAGGAACTCTGTCACCGTCAGCACAAAAGAGCTACCAAAGAAGCTGTTGCAAGTGATGGAGACAGGTGCCTGAGTGGCAGCAGCCCTTGCGACTTGGCTTGCCGTAGCCGAGGCGAACAGACACGCCCAAGCAAGGCTCCTAGATTGGCCACGGACAATTAG